A genomic stretch from Chiloscyllium plagiosum isolate BGI_BamShark_2017 chromosome 2, ASM401019v2, whole genome shotgun sequence includes:
- the LOC122556357 gene encoding F-box only protein 4-like: MAGSGDWAHEWSRIESTIRGSFRQLRERYLGSPGAGSEEQALSRRESEQGAGDILHRLPVEVQMYIMGLLSPRDLCQLGCVSRYWNAIVRDPLLWRYFLLRDLPRWNSVDHLSLPNAALLSKSLTDSMEQDYMTAYLTSCPEGRKHRRVRPSAYSSVTSLFYSLVSQAEPRFAMFGPGLEQLDTSLVTKMMNSPGMLPVISLPQRQIDGTSHSNPYSPIYTS, translated from the exons ATGGCCGGCTCTGGGGACTGGGCACATGAATGGAGCAGGATTGAGAGCACTATCCGGGGGAGTTTCCGGCAGCTCCGGGAGAGGTACCTGGGGAGTCCCGGGGCCGGGAGTGAGGAGCAAGCCCTTTCCCGGAGAGAGTCGGAGCAAGGAGCTGGGGACATCCTGCACAGGTTACCG GTAGAGGTACAGATGTATATTATGGGCTTACTATCTCCCAGGGATCTGTGCCAACTTGGATGTGTCAGTCGCTACTGGAATGCCATAGTTCGTGACCCCCTTTTGTGGCGTTACTTCCTCCTGCGGGATCTCCCTCGCTGGAATTCTGTCGACCATCTGTCACTGCCGAATGCAGCATTACTGAGTAAATCACTGACTGACAGCATGGAGCAGGACTATATGACAGC GTATTTAACGAGCTGCCCCGAGGGCAGAAAGCACAGGAGAGTGCGCCCCAGTGCCTACAGCTCAGTCACCTCCTTGTTCTACTCACTGGTCTCTCAGGCAGAGCCGCGGTTTGCCATGTTTGGGCCTGGTTTGGAGCAGCTGGACACCTCACTGGTCACCAAGATGATGAACTCACCGGGAATGCTACCTGTCATCAGTCTACCGCAGCGACAGATTGACGGTACATCACATTCCAACCCCTATTCCCCCATTTATACCTCATAA